One Coffea arabica cultivar ET-39 chromosome 5e, Coffea Arabica ET-39 HiFi, whole genome shotgun sequence DNA segment encodes these proteins:
- the LOC113743247 gene encoding probable E3 ubiquitin-protein ligase XERICO — translation MGLSPYSAPADGGVFCVILVNTAISISIVKEIFRSILQVVGIRIAAWEDYSVDNTLESLECRGSPSESYMEEFRSRTPAIRYDSIHSCSRPRHECPVCLTEFEPDAEINHLSCGHVFHRLCLEKWLKYWHVTCPLCRNYMLPQEGLENTCPM, via the coding sequence ATGGGTCTTTCGCCTTACTCAGCTCCAGCCGATGGAGGAGTGTTTTGTGTAATTTTAGTAAACACAGCCATATCAATCTCCATAGTCAAGGAGATATTTCGTTCAATCCTTCAGGTTGTTGGCATTCGCATTGCAGCTTGGGAAGATTATTCCGTTGACAACACCTTGGAATCATTAGAATGTCGTGGAAGCCCCTCTGAGTCCTATATGGAGGAGTTCCGAAGCAGAACTCCAGCAATTCGTTATGATTCAATCCATAGCTGCAGTCGCCCCCGCCATGAGTGCCCAGTCTGCCTGACAGAATTCGAGCCAGATGCAGAGATTAACCACCTTTCTTGCGGCCACGTATTTCATAGACTATGCCTGGAAAAGTGGTTGAAATATTGGCATGTTACATGTCCTCTTTGCCGGAATTATATGCTACCTCAAGAAGGGCTTGAAAACACTTGTCCTATGTGA